A single Rhodothermales bacterium DNA region contains:
- a CDS encoding DUF3109 family protein, translated as MFAVGSVLVSDNVLDAPFTCNLGACLGGCCVVGSSGAPLEPDERAALERALPRVRKLLRPEARAIIEEHGPWEEVEEGRYATRCVDKAECVFVYYEGPIAKCSLQKAYRDGRIDFEKPVSCHLYPIRVQRYGDYEALNYEQISLCTPAIKHGQRHGTQLMDFLREPLVRKYGEEWYKQFREACIERRKALGLHRDSD; from the coding sequence ATGTTTGCTGTAGGTAGCGTATTAGTATCGGACAACGTGCTCGATGCCCCGTTCACCTGCAACCTCGGAGCGTGCCTGGGCGGGTGCTGTGTTGTCGGATCATCCGGCGCCCCACTGGAGCCGGACGAGCGAGCAGCGTTGGAGCGGGCCTTGCCCCGGGTTCGCAAGTTATTGCGGCCAGAGGCCCGCGCGATCATCGAGGAGCACGGTCCCTGGGAAGAAGTCGAAGAAGGACGGTATGCCACGCGCTGCGTGGACAAGGCCGAGTGCGTCTTCGTCTACTACGAGGGTCCGATTGCGAAGTGCAGCCTTCAAAAGGCGTACCGTGACGGTCGTATCGACTTCGAAAAGCCTGTGTCGTGCCACCTCTACCCGATCCGCGTCCAGCGGTATGGCGACTACGAGGCACTGAATTACGAGCAAATCAGCCTCTGCACCCCGGCGATCAAACATGGGCAGCGGCACGGTACCCAGCTAATGGACTTCCTACGCGAACCGCTTGTGCGCAAGTATGGCGAAGAATGGTATAAGCAGTTCCGTGAAGCATGCATTGAGCGCCGGAAGGCGCTGGGCCTGCATCGGGACTCGGATTAA
- a CDS encoding M1 family metallopeptidase, with amino-acid sequence MVKVQDSRSRLARCLTFVFLYGVLGVATALAQTTSDTPLSDRRVAYEMEVTLDPDTRTLDGRQRITWHNPDTVPVDELQFHLYLNAFRDSTSTFMRESGGRHRGFTAEGEDRWGGIDIQHMQIVHDTPGDAGPLGAAADAVDLTDRIRFIHPDDDNTDDKTVISVPLPEPVAPGGSITLDVDFTSRMPQIFARTGWERKANDSLFFLVGQWFPKLGVYEVPGQRYVPADAPRGAWNTHQFHANSEFYADFGTYEVSITAPAHYLIAASGKQVGEVTLNGQKQVTYRADDVHDFAWTASGDFLEFTDQWRHVSLKLMLQPEHRGQVERHFNAAKVALEQYDAWIGEYPYETLTLVDGIGGSNGMEYPTLITCGTTYMLPEWARMLELVTIHEFGHQYFYGMLASNEFEESWMDEGMNSYIEMRILDEVYGKGSVLDLPGLALSDGEVQRLGYLKNNPERGPMFAKTWEMANADYAKASYSKPAVVLATLERYLGWDTMQRILQTYYQEWRFRHPTTRDFIEVAERVSGQSLDWFFQPYVYGTAVVDYAVDDIVNTPSETGEGGFTSTATLRRAGDGVFPQQVLVRFADGTSETVAWDGQDATRTLSYQRAAPIAEVFIDPDFIVWLDVNRLNNRRLVTPETAYARRQQFNATVWLQQLFYLLGGLF; translated from the coding sequence ATGGTTAAGGTTCAAGACAGCCGGTCACGCCTTGCTCGGTGCCTGACCTTCGTCTTTCTCTACGGCGTTCTTGGGGTCGCTACCGCCCTGGCGCAGACCACGTCCGACACGCCGCTCAGCGATCGGCGTGTCGCCTACGAGATGGAAGTCACGCTCGACCCCGATACCCGAACGCTCGACGGCCGGCAGCGCATCACGTGGCATAATCCCGATACCGTTCCGGTGGACGAACTCCAGTTCCACCTGTACCTGAACGCATTCCGGGATTCCACCAGCACCTTCATGCGCGAAAGCGGCGGCCGGCATCGCGGATTCACGGCGGAAGGCGAGGACCGCTGGGGCGGGATCGACATCCAGCACATGCAGATCGTCCACGACACTCCCGGCGATGCCGGCCCGCTCGGCGCCGCCGCCGATGCGGTCGACCTCACCGACCGGATCCGGTTCATCCATCCCGACGATGACAACACGGACGACAAAACCGTCATTTCCGTCCCCCTGCCCGAACCGGTGGCGCCCGGAGGGTCGATCACGCTCGACGTCGACTTCACCTCGCGGATGCCGCAGATTTTTGCGCGAACGGGATGGGAGCGCAAGGCGAACGACAGCCTCTTCTTCCTGGTCGGCCAGTGGTTTCCCAAGCTCGGCGTCTACGAGGTGCCCGGCCAGCGGTACGTGCCGGCCGACGCCCCGCGCGGGGCATGGAATACGCACCAGTTCCACGCCAACAGCGAGTTCTACGCCGACTTCGGCACGTACGAGGTCTCGATCACGGCGCCGGCGCACTACCTGATCGCGGCGTCCGGCAAACAGGTCGGCGAAGTCACGCTCAACGGCCAGAAGCAGGTCACCTACCGCGCGGACGACGTGCACGACTTTGCCTGGACCGCCAGCGGCGACTTCCTCGAGTTCACCGACCAGTGGCGCCACGTCTCGCTGAAGCTGATGCTGCAGCCCGAACACCGCGGGCAGGTCGAGCGGCACTTCAACGCCGCCAAGGTCGCGCTCGAGCAGTACGACGCGTGGATCGGCGAATACCCCTACGAAACCCTCACATTGGTCGACGGCATCGGGGGCAGCAACGGGATGGAATACCCCACCCTGATCACCTGCGGCACCACGTATATGCTGCCCGAATGGGCGCGCATGCTCGAACTGGTCACCATCCACGAGTTCGGCCACCAGTACTTCTACGGGATGCTGGCCAGCAACGAATTCGAGGAGTCGTGGATGGATGAGGGGATGAATTCGTACATCGAAATGCGCATCCTCGACGAAGTCTATGGAAAAGGATCGGTGCTCGATCTGCCCGGACTCGCCCTGAGCGACGGCGAAGTGCAGCGGCTCGGTTACCTCAAGAACAATCCGGAGCGGGGGCCCATGTTCGCCAAAACCTGGGAAATGGCGAACGCGGATTATGCGAAGGCATCCTACAGCAAGCCGGCGGTCGTGCTCGCCACCCTCGAGCGCTATCTCGGCTGGGATACGATGCAGCGGATCCTCCAGACCTACTACCAGGAATGGCGTTTCCGGCACCCGACGACGCGCGACTTCATCGAGGTGGCTGAGCGCGTCTCCGGGCAGTCGCTGGACTGGTTCTTCCAGCCGTATGTCTACGGGACCGCCGTGGTCGACTACGCGGTCGACGACATCGTCAACACCCCCTCTGAAACCGGCGAGGGCGGATTTACCAGCACCGCCACGCTGCGCCGCGCCGGCGACGGCGTTTTCCCCCAGCAGGTGCTCGTCCGCTTCGCCGACGGCACGTCGGAAACCGTGGCCTGGGATGGCCAGGACGCGACACGGACGCTCAGCTATCAGCGCGCCGCGCCCATCGCCGAGGTATTCATCGACCCGGATTTTATCGTCTGGCTCGACGTGAACCGGCTCAACAACCGGCGTCTCGTGACGCCGGAGACCGCGTACGCGCGCCGGCAGCAGTTTAACGCCACTGTCTGGCTTCAGCAGCTGTTCTACCTCCTCGGCGGCCTCTTTTAA
- a CDS encoding HEAT repeat domain-containing protein, translating into MRTVRPSVFVTALLVAACSSEPPVPVHVTELAPARAAAQADSIARTASVQLAAGLSLSLWASESLLADPIALAFDNEGRAYITRTNRQKHSEFDIRGYRHWMLPSISWQTPEDRRAFLHEQFAPERSSENTWLDDLNGDGLHDWRDLTVEKEEVYRIEDTNGDGVADRSQRYVEDFHTEITDVAGAVLPFRDDVYVGVGPDMWRLTDTSGDGQADKMVSISHGYNVHIGFGGHGMSGLIAGPDGRIYWSVGDIGFNVTDQEGKVWAYPNQGAILRSEPDGSGFEVFAAGVRNTHEFVFDAYGNLISVDNDGDHPGEHERLVHLVEGSDSGWRANWQYGKYVDPDNNTYKVWMDEGLYKPRFDGQAAYILPPVAAYHSGPAGMVYNPGTGLGDAWRDRFFVAEFTGSPARSRIFAFRLAPRGASFELAEDTEFARGILTTGLDIAPDGALYAADWLDGWGTKNAGRIWKIDVAPGARNPLRGETQQLLQAGFEDLEDSRLGALLGHADMRVRQEAQFELARRGDRGFDVLRDAATTAGERLARIHGIWGIGQMARANPAYGNALYPDLLNDPDAEIRAQAAKTIGDLRLDGAAEQLVRQLTDEAPRARFYAAEALGRMAYKPAIQPLIALLEANDDEDVYLRHAGTLALARIGDAAPVAALAGHGSRALRIAAVVTLRRMRDAGVAAFLRDTDPYIVTEAARAINDDGGIEAALPALAALLDTPRLSGEPLVRRVISANARLGTTDGTRRLAAYAARTDAPEAMRVEALAALSTWPNPSVVDRVDGRYRGPVPRDGAPAREAFAGIATPLLRGASTPVAVAAAEAAGRLNEESTLPALRALLRGAAAPELRIAALNALNVMGDEQLADAIQQALADRAEAVRMTALGLIPGASLPGASVAEMLYAVLDRAPIPEQQAALRALGLVKTDHARDVLLRLLTRLEAGDWRPELQLDLLEAAEAQQTDELTARVAAYRAALEQAEPVVRFGDALLGGDAEAGRRVVFRHEAAQCMRCHAIDGRGGDVGPDLSHVAQRLPREALLESVVAPNARIAPGFGLVSLTLENGDVVRGTVRSEDAQTVRLVDAEGEEHEVPVASIRQRETGASAMPPMGLILSRREVRDVVAYLATLR; encoded by the coding sequence ATGCGCACCGTACGCCCGAGCGTCTTCGTCACGGCGCTCCTCGTCGCGGCGTGCTCGTCGGAGCCGCCCGTTCCCGTCCATGTCACCGAACTCGCGCCGGCGCGCGCCGCGGCCCAGGCCGACTCGATCGCCCGCACCGCCAGCGTACAGCTTGCCGCCGGCCTGTCGCTGTCCCTCTGGGCCTCCGAGAGTCTGCTGGCGGATCCGATCGCCCTCGCCTTCGACAACGAGGGGCGCGCCTACATCACCCGAACCAATCGCCAGAAGCATTCGGAATTCGACATCCGGGGGTACCGCCACTGGATGCTGCCCTCGATCAGCTGGCAGACACCGGAAGACCGGCGCGCCTTCCTCCACGAGCAGTTCGCGCCGGAACGCAGCAGCGAGAACACCTGGCTCGACGACCTGAACGGGGATGGCTTGCACGACTGGCGAGACCTGACCGTGGAAAAGGAAGAGGTCTACCGCATCGAGGACACGAATGGAGACGGGGTGGCGGACCGTTCCCAGCGTTATGTGGAGGATTTTCATACCGAGATCACGGATGTCGCCGGCGCCGTGCTGCCGTTCCGCGACGACGTTTATGTCGGCGTGGGCCCGGATATGTGGCGGCTCACGGATACGTCGGGCGACGGCCAGGCCGACAAGATGGTCTCCATCAGCCACGGATACAACGTCCACATCGGTTTCGGCGGCCACGGCATGTCGGGCCTGATCGCCGGCCCCGATGGGCGCATCTACTGGTCGGTCGGCGACATCGGGTTCAACGTGACGGATCAGGAAGGCAAGGTATGGGCCTACCCGAACCAGGGGGCCATCCTCCGTTCGGAGCCCGACGGGAGCGGCTTCGAGGTGTTCGCCGCCGGCGTGCGCAACACGCACGAATTCGTCTTCGACGCCTACGGCAACCTCATCAGCGTCGATAACGACGGCGATCATCCCGGGGAGCACGAGCGGCTCGTGCATCTGGTGGAAGGCTCGGACAGCGGCTGGCGCGCCAACTGGCAGTACGGGAAGTACGTGGATCCCGACAACAACACCTACAAGGTGTGGATGGACGAAGGCCTCTATAAACCCCGGTTCGACGGACAGGCCGCCTACATCCTGCCGCCCGTGGCCGCCTACCACAGCGGTCCGGCCGGCATGGTCTACAACCCCGGCACCGGCCTCGGCGACGCCTGGCGCGATCGCTTCTTCGTGGCGGAGTTTACCGGCTCGCCGGCCCGGTCCCGCATCTTCGCCTTCCGGCTTGCGCCCAGAGGCGCCTCGTTCGAGCTGGCCGAGGACACCGAGTTCGCCCGCGGCATCCTGACGACCGGGCTTGACATCGCGCCCGACGGCGCACTGTATGCGGCCGACTGGCTCGACGGCTGGGGCACAAAAAATGCCGGCCGCATCTGGAAGATCGATGTCGCCCCCGGCGCCCGCAATCCGTTGCGCGGCGAAACGCAGCAGCTGCTGCAGGCCGGCTTCGAGGACCTGGAAGACAGCCGGCTCGGCGCGCTGCTCGGCCATGCCGACATGCGCGTCCGCCAGGAAGCCCAGTTCGAGCTGGCGCGGCGCGGCGATCGCGGCTTCGACGTCCTGCGCGACGCCGCCACGACTGCCGGCGAGCGCCTGGCGCGCATCCACGGCATCTGGGGAATCGGGCAGATGGCCCGCGCGAACCCGGCCTATGGCAACGCGCTCTACCCCGACCTCCTGAACGACCCGGACGCCGAAATCCGGGCACAGGCGGCCAAGACAATTGGCGACCTTCGGCTCGACGGTGCCGCCGAACAGCTCGTACGCCAGCTGACGGACGAGGCGCCGCGCGCGCGTTTTTATGCCGCCGAAGCGCTCGGACGCATGGCCTACAAGCCGGCCATTCAGCCGCTCATCGCCCTGCTCGAAGCGAACGACGACGAAGATGTGTACCTCCGGCACGCCGGCACGCTGGCCCTCGCGCGCATCGGCGACGCGGCGCCGGTGGCTGCCCTGGCCGGCCATGGCTCGCGCGCCCTGCGCATCGCCGCGGTGGTCACGCTCCGCCGCATGCGCGACGCCGGCGTCGCCGCCTTCCTGCGCGACACGGACCCGTACATCGTCACGGAGGCCGCCCGGGCCATCAACGACGACGGCGGGATCGAAGCCGCCCTGCCGGCGCTCGCGGCGCTGCTCGATACGCCGCGTCTCTCCGGCGAGCCGCTCGTCCGTCGCGTCATCAGCGCCAATGCCCGTCTCGGCACGACCGACGGCACGCGCCGCCTGGCCGCGTACGCCGCCCGAACGGATGCACCCGAAGCCATGCGCGTGGAGGCGCTCGCCGCCCTGTCGACGTGGCCGAATCCCTCGGTGGTCGATCGCGTCGACGGCCGGTACCGCGGCCCGGTGCCGCGCGACGGGGCGCCGGCGCGCGAGGCGTTCGCCGGCATCGCCACCCCGCTCCTGCGGGGCGCCTCAACCCCCGTGGCCGTCGCCGCCGCCGAGGCGGCCGGCCGGCTCAACGAGGAATCCACGCTGCCGGCCCTCCGGGCGCTGCTGCGCGGAGCCGCCGCGCCCGAGCTCCGGATCGCCGCGCTGAACGCGCTCAACGTCATGGGCGACGAGCAGCTGGCGGACGCGATCCAGCAGGCCCTGGCCGACCGCGCCGAGGCCGTCCGCATGACGGCGCTCGGCCTCATCCCGGGAGCGTCCCTGCCGGGCGCCAGCGTCGCCGAAATGCTCTACGCCGTCCTCGATCGCGCCCCGATTCCCGAACAACAGGCCGCGCTTCGCGCCCTCGGACTGGTCAAGACCGACCACGCGCGGGACGTGTTGCTCCGCTTGCTGACCCGGCTCGAGGCCGGCGACTGGCGCCCCGAACTCCAGCTCGATCTGCTGGAAGCCGCCGAAGCCCAGCAGACCGACGAACTCACGGCCCGCGTTGCCGCCTACCGGGCCGCGCTCGAACAGGCTGAACCCGTGGTCCGGTTCGGGGACGCGCTGCTCGGCGGCGATGCCGAAGCGGGCCGGCGGGTCGTTTTCCGGCACGAGGCGGCGCAGTGCATGCGCTGCCACGCCATCGACGGGCGCGGCGGCGATGTGGGGCCGGATCTCTCGCACGTCGCCCAGCGGCTGCCGCGCGAGGCGCTTCTTGAGTCGGTTGTCGCCCCGAACGCCCGTATCGCGCCCGGCTTCGGCCTCGTATCGCTCACGCTCGAAAACGGCGACGTCGTTCGCGGCACCGTCCGAAGCGAGGACGCGCAGACGGTCCGCCTCGTCGATGCGGAAGGCGAGGAGCATGAGGTGCCCGTGGCGTCCATCCGTCAGCGCGAGACCGGGGCGAGCGCCATGCCGCCGATGGGTCTCATTTTAAGCCGGCGTGAAGTGCGGGACGTCGTCGCCTACCTCGCGACGCTGCGCTGA
- the rpoN gene encoding RNA polymerase factor sigma-54 yields MLNLHQKQSLQQKLSPQQIQYIKLLQLPTLALEQRIKAELESNPLLEEGDEDETKEEAEAQEEPAEDTLDQVELQKDDQINKEDDYDWDEFLNSAEDLYGYKAQVDHSEEEDDREFPLPARVSMAEHLMDQLPFLNLNETELLIAEQIIGSIDEDGYLRRPLESIIDDIMFNQGLMLSDEDVEHVLERIQRLDPVGIAARDLKECLLVQLDNLPDDLRGRDVAIAMLEKAYKAFTMKHFDAIMKRLDASSEELKEAFDLIQRLNPKPGEGEFTAAQNYITPDFSVVFVEGEFYINLNSGNTPELRISRQYRQMLHQISAEKKNPERKNGSAFDTDTKQFLRGKLESARWFINSINQRRQTMMKVMRAIVEIQEDFFKFGEGYLRPMILKDVAERINMDISTVSRVVNGKYVQTEFGVYELKYFFSEGLTTDSGEEISNKEVKAIIETIIGGEEKRKPLSDQKIAQMLEEKGFQIARRTVTKYREQLGIPVARLRKEIVLT; encoded by the coding sequence ATGCTAAACCTTCATCAAAAACAATCGCTTCAGCAGAAGCTGTCGCCGCAGCAAATCCAGTACATCAAGCTGCTGCAACTGCCGACGCTCGCGCTGGAGCAGCGGATCAAGGCCGAGCTTGAATCCAATCCGCTCCTTGAGGAAGGCGACGAGGACGAAACCAAGGAAGAAGCCGAAGCGCAGGAAGAGCCGGCCGAGGACACCCTCGACCAGGTGGAGCTGCAGAAAGACGACCAGATCAATAAAGAAGACGACTACGACTGGGATGAATTCCTGAACAGCGCCGAGGATCTCTACGGATACAAGGCCCAGGTGGATCACAGCGAAGAGGAGGACGACCGCGAATTCCCGTTGCCGGCCCGTGTGTCGATGGCTGAACACCTCATGGATCAGCTTCCCTTCCTCAACCTCAACGAGACCGAACTCCTGATCGCCGAACAGATCATCGGCTCGATCGACGAGGACGGCTACCTCCGCCGGCCGCTGGAATCGATCATCGACGACATCATGTTCAACCAGGGACTGATGTTGTCCGACGAAGACGTCGAGCATGTCCTCGAGCGTATCCAGCGTCTTGACCCCGTCGGGATCGCCGCGCGCGATCTGAAGGAATGCCTGCTCGTCCAGCTCGACAACCTGCCCGACGATCTGCGCGGACGCGACGTGGCCATCGCCATGCTCGAGAAGGCGTACAAAGCCTTTACGATGAAGCATTTCGACGCGATCATGAAGCGTCTCGATGCGTCCTCCGAAGAACTCAAGGAAGCGTTCGATCTGATCCAGCGCCTCAATCCGAAACCGGGCGAGGGCGAATTCACGGCGGCGCAGAACTACATCACGCCGGACTTTTCCGTGGTCTTCGTCGAAGGCGAGTTCTACATCAACCTGAACAGCGGCAATACGCCCGAACTGCGGATCTCCCGGCAGTACCGGCAGATGCTGCATCAGATTTCCGCCGAAAAGAAGAATCCCGAACGCAAAAACGGGAGCGCTTTCGATACGGATACCAAGCAGTTTCTGCGCGGCAAACTGGAGTCGGCCCGCTGGTTCATCAATTCGATCAATCAGCGCCGGCAGACGATGATGAAGGTCATGCGCGCCATCGTCGAGATCCAGGAGGACTTCTTCAAGTTCGGCGAAGGGTATCTGCGGCCGATGATCCTCAAGGACGTCGCCGAACGGATCAACATGGACATTTCCACGGTGAGCCGCGTCGTCAACGGCAAATACGTCCAGACCGAGTTCGGGGTCTACGAGCTGAAATACTTCTTCTCGGAAGGCCTCACGACCGACAGCGGCGAGGAGATCTCCAACAAGGAGGTCAAGGCGATCATCGAGACGATCATCGGGGGTGAAGAGAAGCGCAAGCCGCTATCGGATCAGAAAATTGCCCAGATGCTCGAAGAGAAAGGGTTTCAGATCGCGCGCCGCACGGTCACGAAATACCGCGAACAGCTCGGCATTCCGGTCGCCCGGCTGCGCAAAGAGATTGTCCTCACCTGA
- the ruvB gene encoding Holliday junction branch migration DNA helicase RuvB: MSSHRTAHDPREEDFERALRPGRLDEFIGQQKIKENLQIFMTAALQRGETLDHVLLSGPPGLGKTTLAHIIASEMGAGLKSTSGPVLDKPASIAGVLTNLEEGDVLFIDEIHRLSPIVEEYLYSAMEDYKIDIVIDAGPNARSVQIALPPFTLIGATTRKGLLTAPLRARFGIDFRYDYYDADLLQRIVLRSAAILKLEIDETGAYEIARRSRGTPRISNRLLRRTRDFAQVKGDGRITRAIADHALNALDVDSEGLDEMDKRILLTLIEKFSGGPTGLSNLSVSAGEEAGTIEEVYEPYLIQEGFIERTPRGRVATARAYAHFDRIPPLRTGDLFE; this comes from the coding sequence ATGTCATCACACCGAACAGCACACGATCCACGCGAGGAAGACTTCGAGCGCGCCCTGCGGCCCGGCCGGCTGGATGAGTTCATCGGGCAGCAGAAGATCAAGGAGAACCTGCAGATCTTCATGACGGCCGCGCTGCAACGCGGTGAGACCCTCGATCACGTCCTCCTCTCAGGGCCGCCCGGGCTGGGGAAAACGACCCTCGCGCACATCATCGCCAGCGAGATGGGCGCCGGCCTCAAGAGCACGAGCGGTCCGGTGCTGGACAAGCCCGCCAGCATCGCCGGCGTGCTGACGAACCTTGAGGAAGGCGACGTGCTCTTTATCGACGAGATCCACCGCCTCAGCCCGATCGTCGAGGAATACCTGTACTCGGCGATGGAAGACTACAAGATCGACATCGTCATCGACGCCGGCCCGAACGCCCGAAGCGTCCAGATCGCGTTGCCGCCGTTCACCCTCATTGGCGCGACCACCCGCAAGGGCCTGCTCACGGCGCCCCTGCGGGCCCGCTTCGGCATCGATTTCCGTTACGACTACTACGACGCCGACCTGCTCCAGCGCATCGTCCTCCGATCCGCCGCCATCCTCAAGCTCGAGATCGACGAGACCGGCGCCTACGAGATCGCGCGACGAAGCCGGGGCACACCGCGCATCTCCAACCGCCTGCTCCGTCGCACCCGCGACTTCGCCCAGGTCAAAGGCGACGGCCGGATCACGCGCGCCATCGCCGACCACGCGCTCAACGCGCTCGACGTCGATTCCGAAGGACTGGACGAGATGGACAAGCGCATTTTGCTCACGCTGATAGAAAAATTTTCCGGTGGACCGACCGGTCTTTCCAACCTGTCCGTCTCCGCCGGCGAGGAAGCCGGCACCATCGAGGAGGTGTACGAACCCTACCTGATCCAGGAAGGCTTCATCGAGCGGACGCCGCGGGGCCGTGTGGCCACGGCGCGGGCGTACGCGCATTTCGACCGCATCCCTCCCCTCCGTACCGGCGACCTGTTCGAGTAG
- a CDS encoding adenosylhomocysteinase — MDHKEGSYKVRDLGMADAGRMRIEWAESRMPVLMRLREKYAESKPFKGYKITGCLHVTKETAVLIETLAACGAEVAWSGCNPLSTNDEVAAALAKGGIEIYAWHGMNTEEFYWCIDRTIDKTPHLTLDDGADLIFTVHNRFPEKANTIIGGSEETTTGVHRLRAMAADGKMLYPVYAVNDAETKWDFDNVYGTGQSTLDGVLRATSVLIAGKNVVVAGYGHCGRGVAMRAKGLGANVIVTEVKPTAALKAILEGNKVMTMDEAAAVGDIFITATGMSDVVRGRHFAKMKDGAIVCNTGHYDVELNLKELAELSTDTRIIRANNREYTLENGRRVFVLADGRLVNLAAAEGHPSEVMDMSFANQFMAHLTLVQAHKRGDKLEPIVYDLPEALDQEIAGVKLETMGLSIDTLTEEQIAYATDYAAGT; from the coding sequence ATGGACCACAAAGAAGGATCCTACAAAGTGCGCGATCTGGGCATGGCCGACGCCGGCCGCATGCGCATCGAATGGGCGGAGAGCCGTATGCCGGTGCTCATGCGCCTTCGCGAGAAATACGCGGAATCCAAGCCCTTCAAAGGCTACAAGATCACCGGCTGCCTTCACGTGACGAAAGAGACCGCCGTGCTGATCGAGACGCTCGCCGCCTGCGGCGCCGAGGTGGCGTGGAGCGGGTGCAACCCGTTGAGCACGAACGACGAAGTGGCTGCGGCCCTCGCGAAAGGCGGCATCGAGATTTATGCCTGGCATGGCATGAATACCGAGGAATTCTACTGGTGCATCGACCGCACGATCGACAAGACGCCGCACCTCACGCTTGATGACGGCGCCGACCTCATCTTTACCGTCCACAATCGTTTCCCCGAGAAGGCGAACACGATCATCGGCGGCAGCGAAGAAACCACGACGGGCGTCCATCGCCTCCGCGCCATGGCGGCGGACGGCAAGATGCTGTACCCGGTCTACGCCGTCAACGACGCGGAGACGAAATGGGACTTCGATAACGTCTACGGCACCGGGCAGAGCACGCTCGACGGCGTGCTGCGCGCGACGAGCGTGCTCATCGCCGGCAAAAACGTCGTCGTCGCCGGCTACGGCCATTGCGGCCGCGGCGTCGCGATGCGGGCGAAAGGGCTGGGCGCCAATGTCATCGTGACCGAGGTGAAGCCGACGGCCGCTCTCAAGGCTATCCTCGAGGGCAACAAGGTGATGACGATGGACGAAGCCGCTGCGGTCGGCGACATCTTCATCACGGCTACCGGCATGAGCGACGTGGTTCGCGGCCGGCACTTCGCCAAGATGAAGGACGGCGCCATCGTCTGCAACACGGGGCACTACGACGTCGAGCTCAACCTGAAGGAGCTGGCGGAGCTGTCCACCGATACGCGCATCATCCGCGCCAACAACCGGGAGTACACCCTGGAAAACGGCCGGCGCGTGTTCGTCCTGGCGGACGGACGCCTGGTCAACCTCGCGGCGGCGGAAGGCCATCCGTCGGAAGTGATGGACATGAGCTTCGCCAACCAGTTCATGGCGCACCTGACGCTGGTGCAGGCCCATAAGCGCGGCGACAAGCTGGAGCCGATCGTGTATGATTTGCCGGAGGCGCTCGACCAGGAAATCGCCGGCGTGAAGCTGGAAACGATGGGCCTGTCGATCGACACCCTCACGGAAGAGCAGATCGCCTACGCGACGGACTACGCCGCCGGCACCTGA
- a CDS encoding ferredoxin family protein, producing MPYVVTEACINCKHTDCVEVCPVDCFYEGPNFLAIHPDECIDCNACVPVCPVEAIYADDELPAHLQHYAEWNTYLANQWQQQGHNITSKQDPLPDAETWAKKEKSEQDILTWDGGE from the coding sequence ATGCCTTACGTTGTCACCGAGGCCTGCATTAACTGCAAACACACCGATTGCGTGGAAGTCTGTCCGGTCGATTGCTTCTACGAAGGTCCCAATTTCCTGGCGATCCACCCCGACGAATGCATCGACTGCAACGCATGCGTACCCGTTTGCCCTGTGGAGGCCATTTACGCGGACGACGAGTTGCCGGCGCACCTCCAGCACTACGCCGAATGGAATACCTACCTGGCGAACCAGTGGCAGCAGCAGGGACACAACATCACCAGCAAACAGGACCCGCTCCCCGACGCGGAGACCTGGGCCAAGAAGGAGAAATCCGAACAGGATATCCTGACCTGGGATGGCGGCGAATAA